A section of the Delphinus delphis chromosome 1, mDelDel1.2, whole genome shotgun sequence genome encodes:
- the LOC132414485 gene encoding small ribosomal subunit protein uS8-like, which translates to MVRMNVLTDALKSIDNAEKRGKQQVLIRSCSKVIVRFLTVMMKHGYIGEFEIIDDHRAGKIVVNLTGRLSVISPRFDVQLKDLEKWQNNLLPSRQFGFSVLTTSAGIMDHEEARRKHTGGKILGFFF; encoded by the coding sequence ATGGTGCGTATGAATGTCCTGACTGATGCTCTCAAGAGTATCGACAATGCCGAAAAGAGAGGCaaacaacaggttcttattaggtcATGCTCCAAAGTCATTGTCAGGTTCCTAACTGTGATGATGAAGCATGGTTACATTGGCGAATTTGAAATCATCGATGATCACAGGGCTGGGAAAATTGTTGTGAACCTCACAGGCAGGCTAAGTGTGATCAGCCCCAGGTTTGATGTGCAActcaaagatctagaaaaatggcagaatAACCTGCTCCCATCCCGTCAGTTTGGTTTCAGTGTACTGACAACCTCAGCTGGCATCATGGACCACGAAGAAGCAAGACGAAAACACACAGGAGGGAAAATCCTTGGATTCTTTTTCTAG